A genomic region of Candidatus Methylomirabilota bacterium contains the following coding sequences:
- a CDS encoding cobalamin-independent methionine synthase II family protein → MLNATRDLVLPTTITGSYPRPHWFTEELRGRGFKDALGDSRFREQYLDAVTCLVREQEMAGLDIVTDGDSRFDLTVGGKSWFYYVIERLRGITGAQDRSTGGGWRALRPGHILYEVMEAYQPAVVGAPLAGAGLQYAALFKAAQRLSTRPVKFGAITAQSLAKMLVNRHYGSDRDVILALADIFNAELKEVAASGCRVIQIEEPQHHIGGAAGASDKDLEFYTEAVNREIAGLDTEVWLHTCWGNPNQQPLHWDRPSYERSLPYLLATHADVLTLECASTNGRDLPLLARHRTDKKIAIGVVNHSTAAVEPPEIVADLIRRALEYVPPERLILSTDCGFGREGLARRIAFYKSVAINLGANIVRRELKLPEAEIPAADPRFTFAG, encoded by the coding sequence ATGCTCAACGCGACCCGCGATCTCGTCCTGCCCACCACGATCACCGGCTCCTACCCGCGTCCCCACTGGTTCACCGAGGAGCTGCGCGGCCGTGGGTTCAAGGACGCCCTGGGCGACTCGCGCTTCCGCGAGCAGTATCTCGACGCGGTGACGTGCCTGGTGCGCGAGCAGGAGATGGCCGGACTCGACATCGTCACCGACGGCGATTCGCGCTTCGACCTCACGGTGGGCGGCAAGTCGTGGTTCTACTACGTGATCGAGCGCCTGCGCGGCATCACCGGCGCGCAGGACCGCTCCACCGGCGGCGGCTGGCGGGCGCTGCGGCCGGGTCATATCCTCTACGAGGTCATGGAGGCCTACCAGCCAGCGGTGGTGGGCGCCCCCCTCGCGGGCGCGGGGCTGCAGTACGCCGCCCTCTTCAAGGCGGCCCAGCGGCTCTCGACCCGGCCGGTGAAGTTCGGCGCGATCACCGCCCAGTCGCTCGCCAAGATGCTGGTCAACCGCCACTACGGCAGCGACCGTGACGTGATCCTGGCCCTCGCCGACATCTTCAACGCCGAGCTGAAGGAGGTCGCGGCGTCGGGCTGCCGGGTCATCCAGATCGAGGAGCCGCAGCATCACATCGGGGGCGCCGCCGGCGCGTCCGACAAGGATCTGGAGTTCTATACCGAGGCGGTGAACCGCGAGATCGCCGGCCTCGACACCGAGGTCTGGCTGCACACCTGCTGGGGCAATCCCAACCAGCAGCCGCTGCACTGGGATCGCCCGTCGTACGAGCGGTCGCTGCCGTACCTGCTCGCCACCCACGCGGACGTGCTCACGCTGGAGTGCGCCTCCACCAACGGCCGGGACCTCCCGCTCCTCGCGCGGCATCGCACCGACAAGAAGATCGCGATCGGGGTGGTGAACCATTCGACCGCGGCGGTGGAGCCGCCCGAGATCGTGGCCGATCTGATCCGGCGGGCGCTCGAGTACGTGCCGCCGGAGCGGCTGATCCTCTCCACCGACTGCGGCTTCGGACGGGAGGGGCTCGCGCGGCGCATCGCGTTCTACAAGAGCGTGGCCATCAACCTGGGCGCCAATATCGTGCGCCGCGAGCTGAAGCTGCCGGAGGCGGAGATTCCCGCCGCCGACCCGCGCTTCACCTTCGCGGGCTGA
- a CDS encoding ABC transporter substrate-binding protein, whose protein sequence is MRRRQFLMAMTGAAAAATVRPARAADPIRIGYFGPLTGNFSQTGKDMTDGFNLFWEEVGNKVAGREVKVIVEDSDPEPTGALTKIRRLVEQEKVHTLAGGLLAATGYAVAPYVEQNKIPTIYPVTAPDDITQRKPVRWIVRTSFTSSQATHPLGDYAYKQMNLRRVATISMDYAFGWESNAGFQRVFEDLGGKVVQRIWTPLTIQDYSPYLASLKKDIDGVYACHTGGLSPRFIKTWSDVGLKGKIPLIGIGTLTDENVLKGMGDESLGVITSLIYSSALDTPANRKFSAAYEKRYNRATSLYSAEGYTGARWYYEALKAINGEVENKEKFLAALRKVSITEDPRGPMKMDDLGNASQNVYIRKVERVGGKLQNTVIHTYPNVSQFWTYKQEEYLKLPVYDRNNPPCKFCD, encoded by the coding sequence ATGCGCAGACGACAGTTCCTGATGGCGATGACCGGAGCGGCGGCCGCCGCGACGGTGCGACCGGCGCGCGCGGCCGACCCGATCCGTATCGGATACTTCGGGCCGCTCACCGGCAACTTCTCGCAGACCGGCAAGGACATGACCGACGGCTTCAACCTCTTCTGGGAAGAGGTGGGCAACAAGGTGGCCGGCCGCGAGGTGAAGGTCATCGTCGAGGATTCGGATCCCGAGCCGACCGGCGCGCTCACCAAGATCCGGCGGCTCGTCGAGCAGGAGAAGGTGCACACCCTTGCCGGCGGCCTGCTCGCCGCCACCGGCTATGCGGTCGCGCCCTACGTCGAGCAGAACAAGATCCCCACGATCTACCCGGTGACCGCGCCCGACGACATCACCCAGCGCAAGCCGGTCCGCTGGATCGTTCGCACCTCGTTCACGAGCAGCCAGGCCACCCATCCCCTCGGCGACTACGCCTACAAGCAGATGAACCTCCGACGCGTGGCCACCATCAGCATGGACTACGCCTTCGGCTGGGAATCCAACGCGGGCTTCCAGCGCGTCTTCGAGGACCTGGGGGGCAAGGTGGTGCAGCGCATCTGGACCCCGCTGACCATCCAGGACTACTCGCCCTACCTGGCGTCGCTCAAGAAGGACATCGACGGCGTCTACGCCTGCCACACCGGCGGCCTGTCGCCGCGCTTCATCAAGACGTGGAGCGACGTCGGCCTCAAGGGCAAGATCCCGCTCATCGGCATCGGCACCCTCACCGACGAGAACGTGCTCAAGGGCATGGGCGACGAGTCGCTCGGGGTCATCACCTCGCTCATCTACAGCAGCGCGCTCGACACCCCGGCCAACCGGAAGTTCTCGGCGGCCTACGAGAAGCGCTACAACCGCGCCACCTCGCTCTACTCCGCGGAGGGCTACACCGGCGCGCGCTGGTACTACGAGGCGCTGAAGGCCATCAACGGCGAGGTGGAGAACAAGGAGAAGTTCCTGGCCGCGCTCCGCAAGGTGTCGATCACCGAAGACCCTCGTGGCCCGATGAAGATGGACGACCTGGGCAACGCGAGCCAGAACGTCTACATCCGCAAGGTGGAGCGGGTCGGGGGCAAGCTGCAGAACACGGTCATCCACACCTATCCGAACGTCTCGCAGTTCTGGACCTACAAGCAGGAGGAGTACCTGAAGCTGCCGGTCTACGACCGCAACAACCCCCCGTGCAAGTTCTGCGACTAG
- a CDS encoding ABC transporter substrate-binding protein, translated as MRVLRLASIAAVLTLVALAARPAAAAETIRVGYIGPLTGIFAQAGKDMLDGLKLALEQAGYQAGGRKIELFEEDDEGNSATAIAKYRKLVGHDRIHVLAGVLLVNVGNSLVPLIEKDQLPTLFLTTPDDLTKRKIAKWILRSNFAASQIMHPLGDYAAKTLKYKRVAVLAMDNGFGHEEAGGFQRVFEDGGGRVVQKIWVPLNALDFAPYLSQVSKDADAICAVFVAGQAVRFVKQYGESGLRGKTPLIGTGVMIDESALRGMGDEAVGTIGSLLWSPTLQTPANQAFMKLAEARLGRTPAYFHAVMYSSGRWITEAANALGGQVEDREKMVAAIRRAIETTPDPRGPIKLDEWGNPTENVYMLRVDKVGGKLATTVIHTYPAVSQFWTYKPEEFLKTPPYSREYPPAKP; from the coding sequence ATGAGAGTGCTCCGCCTCGCGTCGATCGCCGCCGTCCTGACCCTCGTCGCGCTCGCGGCCCGGCCCGCGGCGGCCGCCGAGACCATCCGCGTGGGCTACATCGGCCCGCTCACCGGCATCTTCGCGCAGGCCGGCAAGGACATGCTCGACGGCCTGAAGCTGGCCCTCGAGCAGGCGGGCTATCAGGCGGGCGGCCGCAAGATCGAGCTGTTCGAGGAGGACGACGAGGGCAACTCGGCCACCGCCATCGCGAAGTATCGCAAGCTGGTCGGGCACGACCGGATCCACGTCCTCGCCGGCGTGCTGCTGGTCAACGTGGGCAACAGCCTGGTGCCGCTGATCGAGAAGGATCAGCTGCCGACGCTGTTCCTCACCACGCCCGACGACCTCACCAAGCGCAAGATCGCCAAGTGGATCCTCCGCTCCAACTTCGCAGCCAGCCAGATCATGCATCCGCTCGGCGACTACGCGGCCAAGACGCTCAAGTACAAGCGGGTCGCGGTCCTGGCCATGGACAACGGCTTCGGCCACGAGGAGGCGGGCGGCTTCCAGCGCGTCTTCGAGGACGGCGGCGGCCGCGTGGTCCAGAAGATCTGGGTCCCCCTGAACGCGCTCGACTTCGCGCCGTACCTCTCGCAGGTCTCGAAGGACGCGGACGCGATCTGCGCGGTCTTCGTGGCCGGCCAGGCGGTGCGCTTCGTGAAACAGTACGGCGAGTCCGGCCTGCGGGGCAAGACCCCGCTGATCGGCACCGGGGTCATGATCGACGAGAGCGCGCTGCGCGGCATGGGCGACGAGGCGGTCGGCACCATCGGCTCGCTGCTCTGGAGCCCGACCCTGCAGACGCCCGCGAACCAGGCCTTCATGAAGCTGGCCGAGGCGCGGCTCGGCCGCACCCCGGCGTACTTCCACGCGGTGATGTACAGCAGCGGGCGCTGGATCACCGAGGCCGCGAACGCGCTCGGCGGACAGGTCGAGGATCGCGAGAAGATGGTCGCCGCCATCCGCCGGGCGATCGAGACCACGCCGGATCCGCGCGGGCCCATCAAGCTCGACGAGTGGGGCAATCCCACCGAGAACGTGTACATGCTGCGGGTCGACAAGGTCGGCGGCAAGCTCGCCACCACCGTGATCCACACCTATCCGGCCGTCTCGCAGTTCTGGACCTACAAGCCGGAGGAGTTCCTCAAGACCCCGCCCTACTCGCGCGAGTATCCGCCGGCCAAGCCGTAG
- a CDS encoding LLM class flavin-dependent oxidoreductase, translated as MRFGFFFWPYTPEYTARMARLGEDLGFDLVGIADTPGNALDPWVAMTLAAAATSRVTLATCVTNLVTRHPSITASAAASVDAAAGGRTILGVGAGHSGVANVGGAPSRTAELREGLAFLRAALSGTPAAWRGAATHLPWVKRAVPVYAAASGPAALRAVGAAADGAFVNYGLGAPEVSRVRALLAEGAGPAGRTAADVDVWSIACLDVAEPREAALEKLGNILGFVAAYILGPDPEGRGVPADLVPAVHALRASYTTRRREMDSALTRRLGLFDYLRARLAIAGTPDDCLAQVRAAEAAGVTQLMFTVSLAADPVRTVELFGRTVLPRLARGS; from the coding sequence ATGCGCTTCGGCTTCTTCTTCTGGCCCTACACCCCGGAGTACACCGCGCGCATGGCCCGCCTCGGCGAGGACCTGGGCTTCGATCTCGTCGGCATCGCCGACACGCCGGGCAACGCGCTCGACCCGTGGGTCGCCATGACGCTGGCCGCCGCCGCGACGTCCCGGGTGACCCTCGCGACGTGCGTCACCAACCTGGTCACGCGCCATCCCTCCATCACCGCGTCGGCCGCGGCCTCGGTGGACGCGGCGGCGGGAGGCCGGACCATCCTGGGCGTCGGGGCCGGCCACAGCGGCGTCGCCAACGTGGGCGGCGCGCCCAGCCGGACCGCGGAGCTGCGCGAAGGTCTCGCGTTCCTGCGGGCCGCGCTCTCCGGGACGCCCGCCGCGTGGCGCGGAGCGGCCACGCATCTGCCGTGGGTGAAGCGGGCGGTGCCGGTGTACGCGGCGGCCTCGGGACCGGCCGCGCTGCGCGCGGTGGGCGCGGCCGCCGACGGCGCCTTCGTCAACTACGGCCTCGGCGCGCCCGAGGTGAGCCGCGTGCGCGCGCTGCTCGCCGAGGGCGCGGGTCCGGCCGGCCGCACCGCCGCCGACGTGGACGTCTGGTCCATCGCGTGCCTCGACGTGGCCGAGCCGCGCGAGGCCGCGCTCGAGAAGCTCGGCAACATCCTGGGCTTCGTCGCCGCCTACATCCTGGGGCCCGATCCGGAGGGCCGCGGCGTGCCCGCCGACCTGGTGCCCGCGGTGCACGCGCTGCGCGCGAGCTACACCACCCGCCGGCGCGAGATGGATTCCGCGCTCACCCGGCGGCTCGGGCTCTTCGACTACCTGCGCGCGCGCCTCGCGATCGCGGGCACCCCCGACGATTGCCTCGCGCAGGTCCGCGCGGCCGAGGCCGCGGGCGTCACCCAGCTCATGTTCACGGTGAGCCTGGCCGCCGACCCGGTGCGCACCGTGGAGCTGTTCGGCCGGACCGTGCTGCCGCGCCTCGCGCGCGGATCATGA
- a CDS encoding TIM barrel protein has protein sequence MRVGLSIDPPLATIPPLLAAEGVDVYQTVLRDPGRFGNYGVPEPADRVALAEGLRGRGTWGVAHGSLLINLASAEGRIRNSSVSSLLADLKVAAEVGIDAVCFHVGYSKGHASLDEALAMATRKLGELIERMPAGPRLLLENSCEGSELGQTIPELARLVRDVGAPAERFGLLIDTCHLHAAGFDLAGEDAGQRLADALAAEGILERVVAFHLNDCQLPCGAHRDRHATPGTGTIGIGVPSVARHPAFATLPGVLEVSVEDARLGLQYLRQHGALAG, from the coding sequence ATGCGCGTCGGACTCTCGATCGATCCGCCGCTGGCCACCATCCCGCCGCTGCTCGCCGCGGAAGGCGTCGACGTCTACCAGACGGTGCTGCGTGACCCGGGCCGCTTCGGCAACTACGGCGTCCCCGAGCCCGCCGACCGCGTCGCGCTCGCGGAGGGGCTGCGCGGCCGCGGCACCTGGGGGGTGGCGCACGGCTCGCTGCTGATCAATCTCGCCAGCGCCGAGGGGCGCATCCGCAACTCCTCGGTGTCGAGCCTGCTCGCCGATCTGAAGGTCGCCGCCGAGGTCGGCATCGACGCGGTCTGCTTCCACGTCGGCTACTCGAAGGGCCACGCGAGCCTCGACGAGGCGCTCGCGATGGCCACCCGCAAGCTCGGCGAGCTGATCGAGCGCATGCCCGCCGGCCCGCGCCTGCTGCTGGAGAACTCCTGCGAGGGCAGCGAGCTGGGCCAGACCATCCCGGAGCTGGCCCGCCTCGTGCGCGACGTGGGGGCGCCGGCCGAGCGCTTCGGCCTGCTCATCGACACGTGTCATCTCCACGCGGCGGGCTTCGACCTCGCGGGAGAGGATGCGGGCCAGCGCCTGGCCGACGCCCTCGCCGCCGAGGGCATCCTCGAGCGGGTGGTCGCCTTCCACCTCAACGACTGCCAGCTCCCGTGCGGCGCCCACCGCGACCGTCACGCCACGCCCGGCACCGGCACCATCGGCATCGGCGTTCCCAGCGTGGCGCGTCATCCCGCGTTCGCGACGCTACCCGGCGTGCTGGAGGTGTCCGTCGAAGACGCGCGGCTGGGATTGCAGTACCTGCGACAGCACGGGGCGCTGGCCGGCTAG